A segment of the Cohnella algarum genome:
GTATTTGGAGCTTGGGTTTCCGGGTAAAACGTTCGTCTTGTATTATACGGCGTACACCGTTCTGGCCGGGGTAGTCAGCGCGCTCGTTGCCGTCTTGGGCGGCAGCTTGTTCCGCGAATTGCTCGCGGTCGTGAAGGAGAATCCGGCGTTGTCCGTTAGCGCGGCCCTGATTGTCGCGGCCGCCGCTTTGGCGGCCGGCTACCGGCTGACGACGAGCCGGATGCGGACGAGGCGGTACTCGTTTTAACGAAAATTAAGAATCGGCGCAAGTGTTGACGCGTATGGAAAGAGGTGGCTTTGTGTGGATTCCGATTCAAATTGACGAGAACCGTCCCGAACCTTTGTATCATCAGATCGAGACGCAATTGCGGGGGCTTATTTTGAACGGGCAGTTGGAAGAAGGGGCTTTGCTTCCTTCCATACGAGAGCTGGCCGCCTCGCTCAAATGCAGCGTCATTACGGTCCGCCGGGTGTATCAGGATTTGGAAAACGAAGGACTCTTGCGAACGAGGCAGGGGACGGGGACGTTCGTCGCCAAGGTGGACGAAGCGGCAAAGGCCGGCCACCGTCTCGACCGCGTCGTCGAAGCGCTCGAACGGGCTGCCGAAGCCGCGATCCAGAACGGCTGTTCCAGGGCGGAACTGGAGGCGATCTTTCGCGAGACGGTCCGCAAGTATTTTCCGGAAGGAGGGGGAGCGCCGCCATGATCGCGTTAACGGAAACCGAACCGGCCGTCAGGCTGCGGGGCGCAACGGTCCGAAACGAAGGCTTTGCGCTCGGGCCGCTCGATATCGACATTCCGAAAGGGTTGGTCACGGCGATTGTCGGGCCGAACGGGTCGGGCAAGAGCACCTTGTTCCGCCTGTTGATGAACATGGAGCCTTTCCGGGGGGAAGGGTGGCTGCTCGGCGAGCCGCTGGCCGAGGGCAGCGACGAAGAGCTCAAGAAGCAGATCGGATTTTTGGCCGAGCTGCCGCATGCGTACGAGGATCCGCTGACGCCGGAAGAAAAGGCGAAGTTCGCGGCCAACTGGTACCCCGGATGGGATTGGGGGCGGTACGGCAAGCTGCTCCGAAGCTTCGACGCGGAGCCCGTCCGCGGCAAGCTGCGCAAGCTTTCCAAGGGCATGCGCAGGAAAGTGGAGCTTGCCTGCGCCATGGCGCACAATCCGAAGCTGCTGCTGCTCGACGAGCCTTCGTCGGGGCTCGATCCCTTCGCCTGGAAATCGATGCTGACCGAGCTGCATCGCTACATGGAGCAGGGCGACCGGACGCTGATCATCGCTACCCACATTACCGAAGAGGTTCGGCGCCTGGCCGACTACATCCTGTTTATGTATCGCGGCAAGGTGCTCGGAAGCTTCGAGAAGGATCAGCTGTTCGACGAATGGAGACAGCTGCTTGTCCAGCTCCCGGAGGCCGCAAGGGGCGATTCGGACTGGTTGCGGCGCCTTCCGGGGCTCCGCGGGCAGGAAGCGTCCGGGGGAGGCATCTTCCGGATCGAATCGGATCGGTCCGAGGAGGCGCAAGCGTATTGCCGGGAGCGGGGGTGCACGATTTTATCCGTTCAAAGGATGGAGCTGGAAGACATTTTGGGGTGTTTAATTCGGGAGGAGGAACAAAAACGATGAATCCATTGGTGGTGGAACGCGTCGTCAAGCATTACGGGGACAAAACGGCCGTGAACGGCCTCGGGTTCGAGGTGGCCGAAGGCGAAATTTACGGCCTGCTCGGGGCGAACGGCGCCGGCAAGACGACGACGATGCGAATGGTGCTGGGACTGATTTTGCCGGATGACGGTCAGATCCGTTATTTCGGCCGCCCGTACGGCAAGGAACAGCTCAGCATGCTCGGCTATTTGCCGGAAGAAAGAGGCATGTATCCGAAAATCAAGGTGAGCGAACAAATTGCTTACCTGGCCCAGCTTCGCGGCATGTCCCGCAAGGACGCGGACGCAAATTTGAAGCGCTGGTTGGACAAGTTCGAAATTCCGGAGCATTACAACAAAAAGGTCGAGGAGCTTTCCAAAGGCAATCAGCAAAAAATCCAGTTCATTGCCGCGGTCATCCACCGTCCGAAAATCGTCATTATGGACGAGGCGTTCAGCGGCCTCGATCCGGTCAACGTGGAGCTGCTCAAGACGACGGTCAAGGAACTGCGCGACGAGGGGACGAGCATTTTATTTTCGACGCACCGGATGGAGCACGTGGAGGAATTATGCCGGAATATTACGATTATGCACCGCTCGAACCCCGTGCTGCAGGGCTCCGTCAAGGAGATCAAATCCCGGTTCCCGCAAGAGCGGGTCGCCCTTGCGGCCGAGCGTCCGATCGAAGGGCTCGAGGGGATTCCCGGCGTGAAGGCCGTTGCCCGGACGGAGAACGGCGGCTACGACATCAAGATCGGGTCGGAAGACGCGGCTTCCCGCATTTTGCAGCATGCCCTCGCGCAAGGACCGATTCGCCGCTTCGAGCTGCTCGAGCCGACGCTGAACGAAATCTTTATCCGAACGGTAGGTGAACGCCATGAATAGCATGTGGACGGTTACGAAATTTACGATTCGCAACAAGATTTACAGCAAATCCTTCATTATTACGACGCTCATTATCGCGGTGCTGCTTGTCGCAGGCGCCAACGCACCTTACTTCATTCAGAAGCTGACCGGCGACAGCGAGCCGACCAAGGTCGGATACATCGAAGGGCAATACGACGAGATCACGCAGGGGTTGAACGACTTCTTCGCGCAGCAGGAGGAACCCGGGGCCGCGCTCGTAGCTATTCCTTCCGCGGGTTCCGAGACCGCCGATTCCGAAACGCTCAAGCGGGCGATTCGGGACGGCGAGATTAAAGGCTATATCACGTTCCGGGACAATCCGGAAGTCGGCTTCCCGGACGTCGTCTACAGCTCGGAAAAGATGCTCGAGTCCAAAACGTCGCAGGCATTGGAGGCCGGACTCCAATCGATCAAAACGAGTCAGGCGATTTCCGAAGCCCGGCTGACCGAAGCCCAGCAGACGAAGCTGTTTGCGCCGATTACGCTCGATTCCGTGCAAATTTCCGTAAGCGGAGACGGGGGGAGCGGCAAGACGGCCGACGAACAGGCGACCGCGATCGGACTTACTTACGTCATCATCATCCTGTTGTTTATGGCCATCATGATTACGGGCACGATGATCGCAACCGAAATTACGGCGGAAAAGAGCTCCCGCGTCATGGAAATTCTCGTGACCAGCGTATCGCCGCTCAAGCAAATGTTCGGCAAAATCATCGGCACGTTCGCAGCCGGACTCCTTCAGCTGCTCGTGCTCGCCGCCGTGTTCGTTCTGAATCTGTCTCTTCCGCAAAACCGGGACGCCTTCGCCTCGTTCGGCATCCGTCTCGACACGATCGACCCGCTGCTGCTCGTTTTCGCCGTCTTCTTCTATCTGGCCGGCTACTTCCTGTTCGCGACCGTGTTTGCCGCGCTGGGATCGATGGCGAGCCGCACGGAGGATATGAACCAGGTCGTCACTCCGGTAACGATGCTGATGCTGCTCGGCTTCTACATCGCGATCTACGGGTTGAGCAACCCGGACAGCACGATCGTCGTCGTCGGCTCGTTCATTCCGTTTTTCGCCCCGTTCCTCATGTTCCTGCGCATCGGCCTGTCCGATCCGCTCTGGTGGGAAACCGTCGTCTCGATCGGGTTGCTGCTCGCCTCCATCGGCCTGTTCGGCTGGCTGTCGGCGAAGATCTACCGCACCGGCGTGCTGATGTACGGCAAGCGCCCGACGTTCAAGGAAGTGCTGAAGGCGATGAAGGCTTACAAGGTTTAAGTTTCGCCCTTTGCAATACGTATTTGAGACTGAAGAAGACCCTTGATTTATCGGAAACGTCGATAAATCAAGGGTCTTCGTTTATAGCCCGGGACGTCTTGCC
Coding sequences within it:
- a CDS encoding GntR family transcriptional regulator translates to MWIPIQIDENRPEPLYHQIETQLRGLILNGQLEEGALLPSIRELAASLKCSVITVRRVYQDLENEGLLRTRQGTGTFVAKVDEAAKAGHRLDRVVEALERAAEAAIQNGCSRAELEAIFRETVRKYFPEGGGAPP
- a CDS encoding ABC transporter ATP-binding protein; protein product: MIALTETEPAVRLRGATVRNEGFALGPLDIDIPKGLVTAIVGPNGSGKSTLFRLLMNMEPFRGEGWLLGEPLAEGSDEELKKQIGFLAELPHAYEDPLTPEEKAKFAANWYPGWDWGRYGKLLRSFDAEPVRGKLRKLSKGMRRKVELACAMAHNPKLLLLDEPSSGLDPFAWKSMLTELHRYMEQGDRTLIIATHITEEVRRLADYILFMYRGKVLGSFEKDQLFDEWRQLLVQLPEAARGDSDWLRRLPGLRGQEASGGGIFRIESDRSEEAQAYCRERGCTILSVQRMELEDILGCLIREEEQKR
- a CDS encoding ABC transporter ATP-binding protein encodes the protein MNPLVVERVVKHYGDKTAVNGLGFEVAEGEIYGLLGANGAGKTTTMRMVLGLILPDDGQIRYFGRPYGKEQLSMLGYLPEERGMYPKIKVSEQIAYLAQLRGMSRKDADANLKRWLDKFEIPEHYNKKVEELSKGNQQKIQFIAAVIHRPKIVIMDEAFSGLDPVNVELLKTTVKELRDEGTSILFSTHRMEHVEELCRNITIMHRSNPVLQGSVKEIKSRFPQERVALAAERPIEGLEGIPGVKAVARTENGGYDIKIGSEDAASRILQHALAQGPIRRFELLEPTLNEIFIRTVGERHE
- a CDS encoding ABC transporter permease yields the protein MNSMWTVTKFTIRNKIYSKSFIITTLIIAVLLVAGANAPYFIQKLTGDSEPTKVGYIEGQYDEITQGLNDFFAQQEEPGAALVAIPSAGSETADSETLKRAIRDGEIKGYITFRDNPEVGFPDVVYSSEKMLESKTSQALEAGLQSIKTSQAISEARLTEAQQTKLFAPITLDSVQISVSGDGGSGKTADEQATAIGLTYVIIILLFMAIMITGTMIATEITAEKSSRVMEILVTSVSPLKQMFGKIIGTFAAGLLQLLVLAAVFVLNLSLPQNRDAFASFGIRLDTIDPLLLVFAVFFYLAGYFLFATVFAALGSMASRTEDMNQVVTPVTMLMLLGFYIAIYGLSNPDSTIVVVGSFIPFFAPFLMFLRIGLSDPLWWETVVSIGLLLASIGLFGWLSAKIYRTGVLMYGKRPTFKEVLKAMKAYKV